A portion of the Gossypium arboreum isolate Shixiya-1 chromosome 8, ASM2569848v2, whole genome shotgun sequence genome contains these proteins:
- the LOC108467945 gene encoding F-box protein PP2-A12 translates to MGASFSLLFTDQDGLSSSSSPSLGDLPESCVASIIGYLDPPQICKLAKLNRAFRAASWADFVWESKLPPNYETLVGKFLSFVPEKLGKRDIYTRLCRVNTFDGGTKKIWLDKSTGGVCMSISSKGLQITGIDDRRYWNHIPTEESRFGSIAYLQQIWWFEVDGEVEFPFPTGTYSVFFRLQLGRAARRFGRRICNSEHVHGWDIKPVRFQLWTSDGQYATSQCTVSDPGEWFHYHVGDFNVENSNSSTRIKISMTQIDCTHTKGGLCLDSVVIYPSKFRERLKQRGYLKCAKPM, encoded by the exons ATGGGTGCCAGTTTCTCTCTTTTGTTCACCGACCAAGATGGTTTATCATCTTCATCGTCACCCAGTTTGGGGGATTTACCAGAGAGCTGTGTGGCCTCGATTATTGGGTATTTGGATCCTCCACAAATATGCAAGTTGGCAAAGTTGAACAGAGCGTTTAGAGCTGCTTCTTGGGCTGATTTCGTTTGGGAATCGAAATTGCCACCGAATTATGAAACCCTTGTCGGTAAATTTCTGAGCTTTGTGCCTGAGAAGTTGGGTAAAAGAGACATTTATACGAGACTCTGTAGAGTTAATACCTTTGATGGTGGCACCAAG AAAATATGGCTGGATAAGAGCACAGGCGGTGTTTGTATGTCGATATCTTCAAAGGGTTTACAGATAACAGGGATTGATGATCGAAGATATTGGAATCATATTCCTACTGAAGAATCTAG GTTCGGTTCCATTGCATATCTTCAGCAAATCTGGTGGTTTGAAGTTGATGGAGAGGTGGAATTTCCGTTTCCTACAGGGACATATAGCGTATTTTTCAGACTGCAGCTAGGTCGTGCCGCGAGGAGGTTCGGTCGCCGAATCTGCAACTCCGAGCATGTCCATGGTTGGGATATAAAACCCGTAAGGTTTCAGCTATGGACATCGGATGGTCAGTACGCCACATCTCAGTGTACAGTGAGTGATCCGGGGGAATGGTTTCACTACCATGTGGGGGATTTCAACGTCGAGAACTCGAATTCATCGACTAGGATTAAGATATCGATGACGCAAATTGATTGCACACATACAAAAGGTGGTCTTTGTTTAGACTCGGTGGTTATATACCCAAGTAAATTTAGAGAAAGGTTAAAGCAGAGAGGATATTTGAAATGTGCTAAACCCATGTAG